In Clostridium cagae, one genomic interval encodes:
- the cysS gene encoding cysteine--tRNA ligase: protein MRIFNTLTRKKEEFIPITPGEVKMYVCGPTVYNFFHIGNGRTFIVFDTIRRYLEYRGYEVKFVQNFTDIDDKMIKKANEEGTTVKEIGDKYIKEYYEDADKLQIERATVNPRATEYIEDIIDFVAQLIEKGYAYEVEGDVYFNTKKFNDYGKLSGQSIEDLQMGASNRTSSVADERKKDPMDFAIWKSQKPGEPAWKCPWGMGRPGWHIECSCMAKKILGDTIDIHAGGMDLTFPHHENEVAQSEALTGMKFANYWMHSAYVNINNQKMSKSLNNFFTARDILKEYDSDVVRFFMMSAHYRLQINFSKDLLDSAKASVERLYNAIGNLENLIDEVSRENISEEEANYLNSLKKYREKYIEKMDDDFNTADALTVLFELTKDTNTNININSSKELVNKALDLIRELGAPLGLLQKITKGSLEDEIESLIQQRQDARKNKDFALSDKIRDDLKDRGIVLEDTPQGVRWKKIN, encoded by the coding sequence ATGAGGATATTTAATACTTTAACAAGAAAAAAAGAAGAATTTATCCCTATTACTCCAGGTGAGGTCAAAATGTATGTTTGTGGCCCAACAGTATATAATTTCTTTCATATAGGAAATGGAAGAACATTTATAGTATTTGATACAATTAGAAGATATTTAGAGTATAGAGGATATGAAGTTAAATTCGTTCAAAATTTTACAGATATAGATGATAAGATGATTAAAAAAGCTAATGAAGAAGGAACAACTGTAAAAGAAATTGGCGATAAATATATAAAAGAGTATTATGAAGATGCTGATAAGCTTCAAATAGAAAGAGCTACAGTTAACCCGAGAGCAACTGAATATATAGAAGATATTATTGATTTTGTTGCACAATTAATTGAAAAAGGTTATGCATATGAAGTTGAAGGAGATGTATACTTTAATACTAAAAAATTCAATGATTATGGTAAATTATCAGGTCAAAGTATAGAAGATTTACAAATGGGTGCAAGTAACAGAACTTCATCTGTTGCAGATGAAAGAAAGAAAGATCCTATGGACTTTGCTATATGGAAATCTCAAAAACCAGGAGAACCAGCTTGGAAATGTCCTTGGGGAATGGGAAGACCAGGATGGCACATAGAATGTTCATGTATGGCAAAAAAAATATTGGGTGATACAATAGATATTCATGCAGGTGGTATGGATTTAACATTCCCACATCATGAAAATGAAGTTGCTCAAAGCGAAGCATTAACAGGAATGAAATTTGCTAATTATTGGATGCATTCAGCATATGTAAATATTAATAATCAAAAGATGTCTAAGTCTTTAAATAATTTCTTTACTGCTAGAGATATATTAAAAGAGTATGATTCAGATGTTGTAAGATTTTTCATGATGTCAGCTCATTATAGATTACAAATAAACTTTAGCAAAGATTTATTAGATTCTGCAAAAGCGTCAGTAGAAAGATTATACAATGCAATAGGTAACTTAGAAAATTTGATTGATGAAGTTTCAAGAGAAAACATAAGTGAAGAAGAAGCTAATTATCTAAATTCTTTAAAGAAATATAGAGAAAAATATATTGAAAAAATGGATGACGATTTTAATACAGCAGATGCACTTACCGTTTTATTTGAGTTAACTAAAGATACTAATACAAATATAAATATAAATTCATCTAAAGAGTTAGTTAATAAAGCATTAGATCTTATAAGAGAATTAGGAGCACCATTAGGTCTACTTCAAAAAATAACCAAAGGCAGCTTAGAAGATGAAATAGAGTCTTTAATACAACAAAGACAAGATGCAAGAAAAAATAAGGATTTTGCTTTATCTGATAAAATAAGAGACGATTTAAAAGACAGAGGAATTGTTTTGGAAGATACACCTCAAGGTGTTAGATGGAAAAAAATAAATTAA
- a CDS encoding Mini-ribonuclease 3, protein MLDDLKIREFNEANVRTLNPLQLAIIGDGVYEIFIRTYILAENEGLSANKIHRKAISYVKAQAQSNIMHNLEEYLTEEELRIYKRGRNAKSATVPKNADVRDYRMATGFEALIGYLYLIGNKERLEFMLEKSVVVLNEKEV, encoded by the coding sequence ATGTTAGATGATTTAAAAATAAGAGAATTTAATGAAGCAAATGTAAGAACATTAAATCCTCTTCAATTAGCAATAATAGGAGATGGGGTTTATGAAATATTTATAAGAACTTATATTTTAGCTGAAAACGAAGGTTTAAGTGCTAATAAAATTCATAGAAAAGCAATTAGCTATGTAAAAGCTCAAGCACAATCAAATATTATGCATAACTTAGAAGAATACTTAACAGAAGAAGAGCTTAGAATATACAAAAGAGGAAGAAATGCTAAATCTGCAACAGTTCCTAAAAATGCTGACGTTAGAGACTATAGAATGGCAACAGGATTTGAAGCATTGATCGGGTATCTATATTTAATAGGTAACAAAGAAAGATTAGAATTCATGTTAGAAAAAAGTGTTGTAGTTTTAAATGAAAAAGAGGTGTAA
- the rlmB gene encoding 23S rRNA (guanosine(2251)-2'-O)-methyltransferase RlmB: MRENTKAGNKRDKNRENNKGNKREINKNRVVENNSYDNSFEEREDIIIGRNAVLEALKTERTIETLYISNSKLEGSINAIISKAKDKKILIKEVDKRKLDSMCNNAVHQGVIARVTPYEYSEVSDILELAEKKGENPFIVILDEVEDPHNLGSIIRTAELFGVHGIIIPKRRSASVTTMVYKSSVGAIEHVKVARVTNLNSVIDELKEKGIWVYGTDIRAEEYSYQTDFGGPCAIIIGNEGKGISKLTLKKCDKLIKIPMVGKINSLNASVAGGIIMYEVLKGRLK; the protein is encoded by the coding sequence ATGAGGGAAAATACAAAAGCAGGTAATAAAAGAGATAAAAATAGAGAAAATAATAAAGGTAATAAGAGAGAAATCAATAAAAATAGAGTAGTTGAGAATAATTCATATGATAATAGTTTTGAAGAAAGAGAAGATATAATAATTGGAAGAAATGCTGTTTTAGAAGCTTTAAAAACTGAGAGAACGATAGAAACTCTTTATATATCTAATTCTAAATTAGAGGGATCAATAAATGCCATAATATCAAAGGCAAAGGACAAAAAGATCTTAATAAAAGAAGTTGATAAAAGAAAACTAGATTCTATGTGTAATAATGCGGTTCACCAAGGTGTTATTGCAAGAGTAACTCCATATGAGTATTCAGAAGTATCGGATATTCTAGAATTAGCAGAAAAAAAAGGTGAAAATCCATTTATAGTAATTTTAGATGAAGTAGAGGATCCACATAATTTAGGATCTATTATTAGAACAGCAGAATTATTTGGAGTTCATGGAATAATAATACCAAAAAGAAGAAGTGCATCAGTAACAACTATGGTTTACAAATCTTCAGTAGGTGCTATAGAACATGTAAAAGTAGCGAGAGTTACAAACTTAAATTCAGTAATAGATGAATTAAAAGAAAAAGGGATTTGGGTTTATGGAACAGATATAAGAGCGGAAGAATATAGTTATCAAACTGATTTTGGTGGTCCATGTGCTATTATAATTGGTAATGAAGGAAAAGGAATATCAAAATTGACATTAAAAAAATGTGATAAATTAATCAAAATACCTATGGTAGGCAAGATTAATTCTTTAAATGCTTCTGTAGCAGGTGGTATAATTATGTATGAAGTATTAAAAGGTCGCTTAAAGTAG
- a CDS encoding NYN domain-containing protein: protein MKIIFVDGYNVINSWPDLKIKKNNNFDGARRSLIDTMHNYGVYNDCKVIIVFDAHKVPGSIQKLEAVNKNLSIIFTKDGETADSYIEKEVNLLGRKYEVIVVTSDWLEQQTIFQRGAVRRSSLEFYNEVLDVENSIRKRKNKSKVSDKNILSDNIDLEMLKKLEKIRRSE from the coding sequence GTGAAAATTATTTTTGTTGATGGATATAATGTTATAAATAGTTGGCCAGATTTAAAAATAAAAAAGAATAATAATTTTGATGGTGCCAGAAGATCATTAATAGACACTATGCATAATTATGGGGTTTATAATGACTGTAAAGTAATAATCGTTTTTGATGCTCATAAAGTACCAGGTAGTATTCAAAAATTAGAAGCAGTAAATAAAAATTTATCAATAATTTTTACGAAGGATGGAGAAACAGCAGATAGCTATATAGAAAAAGAAGTTAATTTATTAGGTCGAAAATATGAGGTTATTGTTGTTACGTCTGATTGGCTAGAACAGCAAACTATTTTCCAAAGAGGGGCAGTAAGAAGGTCATCTTTAGAATTTTACAATGAAGTTTTAGATGTAGAGAATTCTATAAGAAAAAGGAAGAATAAAAGTAAAGTTTCAGATAAAAACATACTTAGTGATAACATTGATTTGGAAATGTTGAAAAAATTAGAAAAAATAAGAAGAAGTGAGTAA
- the sigH gene encoding RNA polymerase sporulation sigma factor SigH yields MGEFLEFKDKLDEEVVLEAKNGNTRAQEYMISKYENFVKAKAKSYFLIGADREDIYQEGMIGLYKAIRDFKADKLTSFKAFAELCVTRQIITAIKTATRQKHIPLNTYVSLNKPIYEEESERTLLDVLSGIKISDPEELLINKEHMDNIEAAIAKVLSDLELEVLMSYLDGKSYQEIACDLDRHSKSIDNALQRVKRKLEKCLGIK; encoded by the coding sequence TTGGGTGAGTTTTTAGAGTTTAAAGATAAATTAGATGAAGAAGTTGTATTAGAAGCTAAAAATGGAAATACTAGAGCACAAGAATATATGATTTCCAAATATGAAAATTTTGTTAAGGCAAAAGCAAAATCTTATTTCTTAATAGGGGCAGATAGAGAAGATATATATCAAGAAGGTATGATAGGCCTATACAAAGCAATAAGAGACTTTAAAGCTGATAAATTAACTTCATTTAAAGCTTTTGCAGAGTTATGTGTAACAAGACAAATTATAACTGCAATTAAAACTGCAACTAGACAAAAACACATTCCTTTAAATACTTATGTTTCATTAAACAAACCTATTTATGAAGAAGAATCAGAAAGAACATTATTAGATGTGTTATCTGGAATAAAAATTTCAGATCCTGAGGAGCTTTTAATAAATAAGGAACATATGGATAACATTGAAGCTGCAATTGCTAAAGTCTTGTCTGATTTAGAGTTAGAAGTTCTTATGTCATACCTAGACGGAAAGTCTTATCAAGAGATTGCTTGTGATTTGGATAGGCATTCAAAATCAATTGATAATGCATTGCAGAGAGTAAAGCGAAAGCTTGAAAAATGCTTGGGTATAAAGTAA
- the tuf gene encoding elongation factor Tu, producing MSKEKFERSKPHVNIGTIGHVDHGKTTLTAAITTVLANRGFAEAFNYAEIDKAPEEKERGITINTAHVEYETENRHYAHVDCPGHADYVKNMITGAAQMDGAILVCSAADGPMPQTREHILLASRVGVDYIVVFLNKADMVDDEELLELVEMEVRELLSEYNFPGDDIPVIKGSALKALENPTDETAIAPILELMEAVDSYIPTPERATDKPFIMPVEDVFTITGRGTVATGRVETGILHVGDEVEIVGLSEEKKKVVVTGIEMFRKLLDEAQAGDNIGALLRGVQRADIERGQVIAVPNSVHPHTKFVGQVYVLKKEEGGRHTPFFDGYRPQFYFRTTDVTGSIKLPDGMEMVMPGDHIDMNVELITPVAMDEGLRFAIREGGRTVGSGVVTKINA from the coding sequence ATGTCAAAAGAAAAATTTGAGAGAAGTAAACCACATGTAAATATCGGAACAATCGGTCACGTAGACCACGGTAAGACAACATTAACAGCTGCAATCACAACTGTATTAGCAAACAGAGGATTTGCAGAAGCTTTCAACTATGCAGAAATAGATAAGGCTCCAGAAGAAAAAGAAAGAGGAATCACAATCAATACTGCACACGTTGAGTATGAAACAGAAAACAGACATTACGCTCACGTTGACTGTCCAGGACATGCTGACTATGTTAAGAACATGATCACAGGAGCAGCACAAATGGATGGAGCTATCTTAGTTTGTTCAGCAGCAGATGGTCCAATGCCACAAACAAGAGAACATATCCTACTAGCATCAAGAGTTGGAGTTGACTACATTGTAGTATTCTTAAACAAAGCAGATATGGTAGATGACGAAGAATTATTAGAATTAGTTGAAATGGAAGTTAGAGAATTATTAAGCGAATACAACTTCCCAGGAGATGATATTCCAGTAATAAAAGGATCTGCATTAAAAGCATTAGAAAACCCAACAGATGAAACAGCAATTGCTCCAATCTTAGAATTAATGGAAGCAGTAGATAGCTACATTCCAACACCAGAAAGAGCAACTGATAAACCATTCATCATGCCAGTAGAAGATGTATTCACAATTACTGGTAGAGGAACAGTTGCAACTGGTAGAGTTGAAACTGGAATACTTCACGTAGGAGACGAAGTTGAAATCGTAGGATTAAGTGAAGAAAAGAAGAAAGTTGTTGTAACTGGAATCGAAATGTTCAGAAAATTATTAGACGAAGCGCAAGCAGGAGATAATATAGGAGCATTATTAAGAGGTGTTCAAAGAGCTGACATCGAAAGAGGTCAAGTAATAGCAGTACCTAATTCAGTACACCCACACACTAAGTTCGTAGGTCAAGTATACGTACTTAAAAAAGAAGAAGGTGGAAGACATACTCCATTCTTTGATGGATATAGACCACAATTCTACTTCAGAACAACAGACGTTACAGGATCAATAAAATTACCAGATGGAATGGAAATGGTAATGCCTGGAGATCATATAGATATGAATGTTGAATTAATCACTCCAGTAGCTATGGATGAAGGATTAAGATTCGCAATCAGAGAAGGCGGAAGAACTGTAGGATCAGGAGTTGTTACTAAAATTAACGCTTAA
- the rpmG gene encoding 50S ribosomal protein L33, whose amino-acid sequence MRTKITLACTECKQRNYDSMKNKKNNPDRLEMNKYCRFCKKHTLHRETK is encoded by the coding sequence ATGAGAACTAAAATAACTTTAGCATGCACAGAGTGTAAACAAAGAAATTATGATTCTATGAAAAACAAAAAGAACAACCCAGATAGATTAGAAATGAACAAATATTGCAGATTCTGCAAAAAGCACACACTTCATAGAGAAACAAAATAG
- the secE gene encoding preprotein translocase subunit SecE: protein MSVKDIAKTKDAPKNSGLLSFFREVKAELKIITWPSKDETKKAFVAVGVFAIIYIILVGGLDFIFKNLFEMIFNFK, encoded by the coding sequence ATGTCAGTAAAAGATATTGCAAAAACTAAAGATGCTCCTAAAAATAGCGGCTTACTTAGTTTTTTTAGAGAGGTTAAGGCCGAACTTAAAATAATAACTTGGCCTTCAAAAGATGAGACAAAAAAAGCATTTGTTGCAGTAGGTGTATTCGCCATAATATATATAATATTAGTTGGTGGATTAGATTTTATTTTCAAGAACCTCTTTGAAATGATTTTTAATTTTAAGTAA
- the nusG gene encoding transcription termination/antitermination protein NusG: protein MSDIARWYVVHTYSGYENKVKANLEKAIENRSLESLIYDMQVPMEEVIEEKDGKQKVSLKKKFPGYVLIKMLMTDESWYVVRNTRGVTGFVGPGSKPVPLSDEEVEAMGVLEMPVEIDLEVGESIRIISGPLRDSVAKIQEIVLDKKKIKALVDMFGRETLAELDFNQVEKLV, encoded by the coding sequence ATGAGTGATATAGCAAGATGGTATGTAGTGCATACATACTCAGGATACGAAAATAAGGTTAAAGCAAACCTAGAAAAAGCAATTGAAAACAGAAGCCTTGAATCACTAATTTATGACATGCAAGTGCCTATGGAAGAAGTGATTGAAGAAAAAGATGGCAAACAAAAAGTCTCATTAAAAAAGAAATTTCCTGGTTATGTATTAATAAAAATGCTGATGACTGATGAATCTTGGTATGTTGTAAGAAACACAAGAGGAGTTACAGGATTTGTGGGACCAGGATCAAAGCCTGTTCCTCTTTCTGACGAAGAAGTGGAAGCAATGGGAGTTTTAGAAATGCCTGTTGAGATTGACTTAGAAGTAGGGGAAAGTATAAGAATTATCTCAGGACCTTTAAGAGATTCAGTAGCAAAAATACAAGAGATAGTTTTAGATAAGAAAAAGATAAAGGCTTTAGTAGATATGTTTGGCAGGGAAACACTTGCTGAACTAGACTTTAATCAAGTTGAAAAATTAGTTTAA
- the rplK gene encoding 50S ribosomal protein L11: MAKKVTGMIKLQLQAGKATPAPPVGPALGQHGVNIMGFCKEFNAKTANQAGLIIPVVITVYQDRSFSFILKTPPAAVLIKKELGLESGSGVPNRTKVGSLTKEQVKKIAETKMPDLNAASIETAMKMIEGTARSMGVTIQE; this comes from the coding sequence ATGGCTAAAAAAGTAACTGGAATGATTAAACTTCAACTTCAAGCAGGTAAGGCAACACCAGCACCACCAGTTGGTCCAGCATTAGGTCAACACGGTGTAAACATAATGGGATTCTGTAAGGAGTTTAACGCAAAAACAGCAAATCAAGCTGGGTTAATAATACCAGTAGTTATAACTGTTTACCAAGATAGATCTTTTAGTTTCATATTAAAGACACCTCCAGCTGCTGTTCTAATCAAGAAAGAATTAGGATTAGAAAGTGGATCAGGAGTACCTAATAGAACAAAAGTAGGAAGTTTAACTAAAGAACAAGTTAAAAAGATTGCTGAAACTAAAATGCCAGACTTAAATGCTGCTAGCATCGAAACAGCTATGAAAATGATCGAAGGTACAGCAAGAAGTATGGGAGTAACAATTCAAGAGTAA
- the rplA gene encoding 50S ribosomal protein L1, with protein sequence MGKKYIESSKLIDKSALYNSTEALDLTVKTAKANFDETIELHVRLGVDPRHADQQVRGAVVLPNGTGKTVRVLVFAKGDKATEAQEAGADFVGAEDLVQKIQSENWFDYDVVVATPDMMGVVGRIGRVLGPKGLMPNPKSGTVTFDVAKAIAEIKAGKVEYRVDKTSIVHCPIGKKSFGTEKLKENFTTLMEALVKAKPAAAKGQYLKSITVSSTMGPGAKINPTKALD encoded by the coding sequence ATGGGAAAGAAATATATTGAAAGTTCAAAGCTAATAGATAAAAGTGCTTTATACAACTCAACTGAAGCATTAGATTTAACTGTAAAAACTGCAAAAGCAAACTTTGATGAAACAATTGAACTACATGTAAGACTTGGAGTAGATCCAAGACATGCAGATCAACAAGTTAGAGGAGCAGTTGTATTACCTAATGGAACTGGTAAAACAGTTAGAGTTCTTGTTTTCGCTAAGGGAGATAAGGCTACTGAAGCTCAAGAAGCTGGAGCAGATTTCGTTGGAGCTGAAGATTTAGTTCAAAAGATCCAATCAGAAAACTGGTTCGATTATGATGTAGTTGTTGCAACACCAGATATGATGGGTGTAGTTGGTAGAATTGGTAGAGTATTAGGACCTAAGGGTTTAATGCCTAATCCAAAATCAGGTACAGTAACATTTGACGTTGCTAAAGCAATTGCTGAAATTAAAGCTGGTAAAGTAGAATATAGAGTTGATAAAACTTCTATAGTTCATTGCCCAATTGGAAAGAAATCTTTTGGAACTGAAAAGTTAAAAGAAAACTTTACAACATTAATGGAAGCTTTAGTTAAAGCTAAACCAGCAGCTGCTAAGGGACAATACTTAAAATCAATTACTGTTTCTAGCACAATGGGACCAGGAGCAAAAATTAATCCAACAAAAGCTTTAGATTAA
- the rplJ gene encoding 50S ribosomal protein L10 — MNKNRQLKEAKVAEIKEKLEKAKAVVFAKYQGLTVEEDTALRKNLREAGVEYKVYKNTLVSIAAKELGLDGAVEYLEGPVAIAFGYEDVTVGARVLNDFAKDHKKLELKAGVVEGEIYDSEKIKQLATIPSKEVLIAKLLGSIKSPLSNFAYLLSAIKDSKESESAE; from the coding sequence ATGAACAAGAACAGACAACTTAAAGAAGCAAAAGTTGCTGAAATCAAAGAAAAGTTAGAAAAAGCAAAAGCAGTTGTGTTCGCTAAGTATCAAGGCTTAACAGTTGAAGAAGATACAGCTCTTAGAAAAAACTTAAGAGAAGCTGGTGTAGAATACAAAGTATATAAGAATACTTTAGTAAGTATAGCAGCTAAAGAATTAGGTTTAGACGGTGCTGTTGAATACTTAGAAGGACCAGTAGCTATTGCATTTGGATATGAAGATGTTACTGTAGGAGCTAGAGTCCTAAATGATTTTGCAAAAGATCATAAAAAATTAGAATTAAAAGCTGGTGTTGTAGAAGGAGAAATCTACGACTCAGAAAAAATCAAACAACTTGCTACAATTCCTTCAAAAGAAGTTCTTATTGCAAAACTTCTTGGAAGTATCAAGTCTCCACTATCAAACTTTGCATACTTATTAAGTGCAATTAAAGATAGTAAGGAATCAGAATCAGCTGAATAA
- the rplL gene encoding 50S ribosomal protein L7/L12, with amino-acid sequence MTREDIIQAIKEMSVLELNELVKACEEEFGVSAAAPVAVAGAVAGGAAEEKTEFDVILASAGANKIKVIKAVREITGLGLKEAKEIVDGAPKTLKEAVSKEEAEDMKAKLAEVGAEVEVK; translated from the coding sequence ATGACAAGAGAAGATATCATTCAAGCTATAAAAGAAATGAGCGTTTTAGAATTAAATGAATTAGTAAAAGCTTGCGAAGAAGAATTTGGAGTAAGCGCAGCTGCTCCAGTTGCTGTAGCAGGAGCTGTAGCAGGTGGTGCTGCAGAAGAAAAAACTGAATTTGATGTAATACTAGCTAGTGCTGGTGCAAACAAAATCAAAGTTATAAAAGCAGTTAGAGAAATTACTGGATTAGGATTAAAAGAAGCTAAAGAAATAGTTGATGGAGCTCCTAAGACATTAAAAGAAGCTGTATCTAAAGAAGAAGCAGAAGACATGAAAGCTAAATTAGCTGAAGTTGGAGCAGAAGTAGAAGTTAAGTAA